GCGGCTGCGCTCGGCAGGCGTGCGCATCGAAGAGTACCGGAATGGCCTCGAAGTGGCTGGCCCGCCGGACCGCCCGGCGGCGGTCTCCATTCGGACCCAGCCCTACCCGGGCTTTCCTACGGACGTCCAGCCGCAGTGGACGGCTCTCATGGCAACGGCTCGCGCAACCAGCGTGATCCGGGAGGAGATCTACTCTCACCGGTTTCAGTACGTCCAGGAACTGTGGCGGATGGGCGCCGACATCACGGTGGACGGCCGCGTGGCCGTGGTGAGAGGTGTCCCCGCTCTGTCAGGGGCGGCCGTGGAGGCGCCCGATCTGCGCGGCGGGGCGGCCCTGGTGCTGGCTGCCCTGGCCGCCGAGGGGGAGAGCCGGATCGGCGGCGTGGCCCACCTGAATCGGGGATACGATGATCTGGAGGCGAAGCTCCAAAGGGTGGGCGCTCGCATCAGGCGGGTGAGGCAATGAGCGGGAAGGCCTGCTTCGGGCGTCTCGTCCGGGCCCTGCGGCCCGCGTGGGGGCGGTGGCTTCCCCGGTCTGGAACGGTCATGGCGGCGGCCACGGCGCTGGGCATCTACGGGTTGGCCGCCTCCCCGCTTTTTTCGGTTCAAAGCGTGGTGGTTTCCGGTCTGGAAGGCCCCGCCGCCGACCGGCTGGCCGCGCGCCTGGCCTGGCAGCGGGGGCGAAACCTCCTGGAGGTCGAGCAGGGCGACGTCAGGCAGGCCAGGACAGGCGAGGTCCGTATCCTGGACGCGCGGCTCGTGCGCCGGCTGCCCTCCACCCTCGAGGTGCGCGTCCGTGCCCGCGAGCCCGTTGCTCAGGTGGCGCTGGGCGAAGGGTTCTGGGAGGTGGACAGGCACGGGCTGGTGCTGGGTCCCGCCGAACGCCCGGGGTCGCTTCCCGTCATCACGGGCGCCATCGCGCCGGGCCAGGTCCTGGCCTCTTCCCAGGTCGGG
This genomic stretch from Bacillota bacterium harbors:
- a CDS encoding cell division protein FtsQ/DivIB; the encoded protein is MSGKACFGRLVRALRPAWGRWLPRSGTVMAAATALGIYGLAASPLFSVQSVVVSGLEGPAADRLAARLAWQRGRNLLEVEQGDVRQARTGEVRILDARLVRRLPSTLEVRVRAREPVAQVALGEGFWEVDRHGLVLGPAERPGSLPVITGAIAPGQVLASSQVGPPGVVAAATLVDELLPILGERLGEIHLDAAGEAWIYLNGGGAVRWGSLRAGHEDGGTGQPGRLQVLQALLERIPQGRPFEADVRDPERVVWRLR